The genomic window TGCACATCGGCGATCATGTCGTTGCCCGGCAGACTGTACTGGGGACGATTCATTCGGGCATGGGACACGTTCATTTTATCGACGGCGAGTACGGCGACGAAATTAATGCGCTGCGAAGCGGCGGCGGGCTGACGCCTTACAATGATCCCTGGCCGCCGAAAATTGTTTTCGTCAAATTTTTTCAGGACGGCACGGACAATGAATTCAAGACGCCACAACTCAGCGGTCGCGTGGATATTGTCGTCAAAGTCGCGGAGCAGAACGCACCACCGTCAGCGCCGATTTCCGAGCGCAATAACGGAACCTACAAATTGGGTTTTCAAATCTTGACGGAAGACGGCGATTCAGTCATATTTCGCGCATCCGGCAGCGGTTATCAATTTAAATTCGATTCGAAGCCGTCAAATTCCTACGTGCATAACGTTTTTTACAAAAAATTATCTTCTACCTCGAGCCACGTCTATTTTGCCACCAATCGCGTACGCAGCAATTACTACTGGGACACACGGCTGGTTCCCGAAGGCAATTATCAGGTCATGGTTTACGCCGAGGACACGCGCAGCAATGCCGACACCGTCGTTGTGCCCGTCGAAGTGAAGGCGTCGGATACAAACCCACCGGCGGCGCCGATTTTCAAGTACATCCGCACACAGGGCAATGGATTTCAACTTGCCTGGTACCCGAACACGGAACCCGACCTTGCCGGTTACCGGCTTTATTATTCGCACGATAATATTTTCTGGCGCAAAATTCAGGGAACGGAAATCATCCCCGCGGACAGCACCACAAAAACATTCAGGACGTACGTCACTTCTCCGCTCTATTTCAAACTGACTGCTGTGGACAACGCGGCCATTCCCAACGAGAGCGAACCGTCCGATGTTTACGGACTTTGCATGGCCCGGGATTACGCCAAACCAAAGTTTTTGATCGTCGATGGTTTTGACCGGACAGTCGCGACCGGCGGCGTCTGGCAAAATGTTTCCCACGCGTTCGGAGTTACTTATGGCGAGGCAGTTTGGGCAAATGACCAAATTTTTGACATGTGCAGCAATGACGCTATTGTTGACAGCAGCATTGATTTACACAAATATCTGGGTCTAATCTGGTTTACCGGCGATGAGGGAGAAGCGGACGAAACCCTTTCTCCTGAAGAGCAACAAAAATTGCAAGATTTTTTGCAACAAGACGGCAGGCTCTTTCTTTCAGGGGCGAATGTTGCCTGGGACCTTGATCTGGACAGCGATTGTTATTCAACGACAGAAGCGGACAATGAATTTCTTAACTCAATTTTGCAGGCAGATTTTGCCGGGAAAATTTCCGCTGAAAATTCTGTTTCCGGAATCGCCGGGGTTTTTTTTGACAGAGTGAATTTTTCACTAACAAAAGCAGATTTGCCGGTGGACTCAATTGATGTTATCGCGCCTTTGCAATCTTCAACGCCGTGTTTGGCAATTGATTCGACTCATGTCGTCGGCATTCAAAGTCGGGACGCCCTTGCCGGGAATCTGATTTTTTTCTCATTCCCTTTTGAAATGATTCAGAATAGCGAAAAACGGGGCGAAGTCATGGGAAAAATATTGGAATATTTGTCTTTTTTCGATGGTGTAAATGACAAGGAAGAGAAAGAAATTGCCAACGGAGCAGTGGTTGCAAAATTTTCTCTGAACCAAAATTTTCCCAATCCATTTTCGGGACAAACGGCGATCAGCTATCGCGTGCCGCTGGCGACGCAAATTTCCATCAAAATTTACAACGTATTAGGCCAGGAAGTTCGCGTGCTGCTCGACCAAAAGGTGCAGCGCGGCTCCGGACAAATTTTTTGGGACGGCAAAGACGCGCTGGGCAGACTTGTGCCCGAAGGCGTCTATTTTTACGTGTTGGAAACGGGCAAAGAAAGATTTTCTCACAAGATAATTTTTCTGCATTAAGAGGGGCAGCTTTCGCGTGAAATCGAGCGATGTAAAAATCGGACTTTCTTTCTTTTGGCAATTTTTAGCCGGCAGGGACGATCCCAATCATCCCGCAGAGTGGAAACGCGCTGTGCCGGATTTGGATGAGGGACTCGAGCGGCTGAAACGGGCGGGCGTCACCAACATTGAAATTAAAGCCACGCCTGATCCTGATCCGGCGGCATGGGGGAAAATTGTCGGTGATTTGCTGGAGCGTGGATTTTCGGTGACATTTCACGCTTCCGGGAGATTTAGCTATCCAGTTTATTATCAATGGGTTATCGAAGATGTGCGTCGTATTTCAGAAGAACTACTGCGACATTTCTCGCCTCATTCTCTGCTGTGGACCATCCACCCGCTCCATGATGTGGGAAAAACGAGAGCCTTGATTTACCGAAATAACATTCACTACTTGGAAGAATTCATCGAAAAAGTCCGTGATTTGCCCGTTGCGCTGGCGCTGGAAAATTTGCGCAACCGCGAAGACAACGAGCGGCTTCACGTCGGCGACACGTATGAAGAGATTTTGACGATACTCGGCGAAGTGAACAGTAACAACTTAGGTATCTGCTGGGATTTTGGTCATGCCTGTGCCATGGAGGAATTGGGGCAGGAGCGTCCGGCTCCGCCGACTGAATTTCTTCAGCGCGTTATTCACTGCCACGTTCACGATTGTAAACAACAAATCACGCATTTGCCGCCGGGAACAGGCCGCGTGCCCTGGAAAGATTATCTGCAACTCCTGTTCGACAATGGCTTTCGCGGCACATACAACATGGAAGTTGTGCCCTACAAATTGAAAGATCCAGCCGATTTTCTTCCTTCAATTGAAGAAAGCGCCGCTTTGCTGAAATCTATTATTGAAAAAACGAAAATTTGAGTTTTTCAAGCGAAGAAAAATTTTTCTCTTCCCGATTTCGGAACTTTTCGTCAGAGGGCTTCGTTGCTTTTTTATCGATTTTGATTTTTACCATCTGACACGATCGGAAAAAATATGCTGAATAGCGATAAACTTCATCTCAAAAAATTCCTGCCCATGTCCAGAGAGGAGATGGAACTTCGCGGCTGGGATGAACTGGACATTATTTTAGTTACGGGTGACGCCTACGTGGATCATCCGTCTTTCGGCGTCGCCATGATTGGGCGTGTGTTGGAGAAAGCCGGTTTTCGCGTGGGGATCATTGCCATGCCCGATTACAAAAATTCGAATTCGATGACTGCGCTGGGAAAACCGAGATTATTCTTCGGCGTCACTTCCGGCAATGTGGACGCCATGATTGCCAATTTCACTGCTTTCAAAATGCGGCGCCACGACGATCCTTACGTTCCCGGTGGCCTTGCCGGTCACAGGCCCAATCGCGCCGTGATTGTTTACTCCAATCTGATCAAGCAAGCTTATCGCGACGTGCCTATCGTTCTCGGCGGCATCGAGGCATCCATGCGGCGGATGTTGCATTACGATTTTTGGAGTGACAAATTGCGCCGTTCCATTTTGCTCGACAGCCGCGCTGATATTCTCGTCTATGGCATGGGCGAAAAACCAATTACCGAAATTGCGCTGCGGTTGGCTTTTGGCAAAAATTTGAACGGAGTTGCCGGTACGGTGATTGTTGATAAATCTCGACCGGCGAATTCCGTGGAACTGTCCCCCGAAGATGAGGCAAAACTCTCCAAAAAGAATTTTTTGCGCTATTATGGCGAATGGTTCAAAAATCGTTTCAAAATTCAGACACAACTTTCCGGCGGAAGATATTTGATTCACTATCCGCCGCCGGAGGTCAGCAGCGAAGAATTGGATGGCTACTACGAATTACCTTTTGTGCGTGAGCCGCACCCATCGTATCGGGAAAAAATTCCTGCCTTTGAAATGGTTCAAGAATCGATCACTTCGCATCGCGGCTGCGTGTCTGGCTGTACGTTTTGCGCGTTAACGCTGCATCAGGGAAAAGAGATCGTCAGCCGCAGCAAAGAGTCGATTTTTCGAGAAATTCGCACCATGAGGGAAAACAAAAATTTCAAAGGACACATCCGCGACATCGGGGGGCCGTCGGCGAATAATTATGCTTTCGACTGCCGCATAAATTGGAAGTGCGCCAAAAATAGCTGTATCGCCGACGGAAAAGTGTGCAAAAATTTGAAAGTGAATACTCATGTCTGGCTTGATTTACTGGATGCAGCGGCACAACAGTCGGGAGTGAAAAAAGTGACTGTAGGCTCTGGCATTCGCTACGATTTGTTCATGCATCATCCTGACGGAAAAAAATTGCTGAAACGGCTGATCAAAGCGCACATCAGCGGGCAGTTGAAAATTGCGCCAGAGCATAATCAGAGACATGTGCTGGCGGCGATGAATAAAGAACAGCTTTTTTCGCTGGAAGAATTTGTCGCGCTATTTACTGAAATAAACAAAGAACTGGACAAGTCGCAATATCTCATTCCGTATCTCATGTCCTGTCATCCGGGCGCGACGTTTGAAGATATGAAAAAAATGCGAGACGACATGCGTCGCATTTTTCATTTTATTCCGGATCAGGTGCAGGCATTCATTCCCTTGCCGATGACGATCTCGTCCGTTCAATTCTACACCGGCTATGACCCGCGCACCGGGAAAAAAGTTTTTGTGGAAAGAGATCTGAAGAAACGGCGCGAGCAGCACAAGATTTTTTTCTCCGGCAAAAAAACGAAGAAACCGAAGAAGCGTCAGCCAAAATAGAGCAAAACCTGTTTTTCCTACAAATTTCTGTGAACGTAGCTACTGAAATCTTTCACCACCGGCTTGTAATCCTCATTCATTAATGGCGAAGAAATCATAAAATCCGCAGTCGAACGATTGCAGGCAAGCGGAATATTGTAAACCGTGGCGATGCGCAGCAGCGCCTTCACATCCACGTCGTGCGGATGCGGCTCCATCGGATCCCAGAAGAAAATCATCATATCAATTTTCCCGTCAGCGATCAGAGCGCCCATTTGCTGGTCTCCTCCCAGCGGGCCTGATTTGAGCCGCGTGATATTGAGGAGGATTTTTTCGCAATCGCTGCCTTTGCGATTTTCCACGGACTCTTCCACAAATTTTCCCGTAGTGCCGGTAGTGATCAAGTGGTGTTTTTTCAGCGTGTCCAGATTGAACAATACCCATTCCGCCAGGTCTTTTTTCATGTTGTCGTGAGCAATTAAAGCGATGTTTTTCGTAGGCATTTTCTGTTTCCTTTCAGATACAAAATCTGTTCGTTTGAAAGATATTGAATTGTGAGACAAAATTCAAATGGTTCTTTGTTTTATCGAATATAGGGAAGGTATGTTACAGTTGGCTTACATTGCGATAGTCTTAAAAGCAAAATAGGCTATTTGCTCTTTGATTATTACCACTTAGCTCCAATTAAGAATTCCAATAATATTCCTGATAATATCTGTTTAGGAGACAACCCATGTCCGGTATTTTAGGACAGACACTAATCAGAATTTAAAGTAATAAAAAATGAAAAAAAC from Calditrichota bacterium includes these protein-coding regions:
- a CDS encoding YgiQ family radical SAM protein, coding for MLNSDKLHLKKFLPMSREEMELRGWDELDIILVTGDAYVDHPSFGVAMIGRVLEKAGFRVGIIAMPDYKNSNSMTALGKPRLFFGVTSGNVDAMIANFTAFKMRRHDDPYVPGGLAGHRPNRAVIVYSNLIKQAYRDVPIVLGGIEASMRRMLHYDFWSDKLRRSILLDSRADILVYGMGEKPITEIALRLAFGKNLNGVAGTVIVDKSRPANSVELSPEDEAKLSKKNFLRYYGEWFKNRFKIQTQLSGGRYLIHYPPPEVSSEELDGYYELPFVREPHPSYREKIPAFEMVQESITSHRGCVSGCTFCALTLHQGKEIVSRSKESIFREIRTMRENKNFKGHIRDIGGPSANNYAFDCRINWKCAKNSCIADGKVCKNLKVNTHVWLDLLDAAAQQSGVKKVTVGSGIRYDLFMHHPDGKKLLKRLIKAHISGQLKIAPEHNQRHVLAAMNKEQLFSLEEFVALFTEINKELDKSQYLIPYLMSCHPGATFEDMKKMRDDMRRIFHFIPDQVQAFIPLPMTISSVQFYTGYDPRTGKKVFVERDLKKRREQHKIFFSGKKTKKPKKRQPK
- a CDS encoding methylglyoxal synthase — encoded protein: MPTKNIALIAHDNMKKDLAEWVLFNLDTLKKHHLITTGTTGKFVEESVENRKGSDCEKILLNITRLKSGPLGGDQQMGALIADGKIDMMIFFWDPMEPHPHDVDVKALLRIATVYNIPLACNRSTADFMISSPLMNEDYKPVVKDFSSYVHRNL
- a CDS encoding T9SS type A sorting domain-containing protein, with translation HIGDHVVARQTVLGTIHSGMGHVHFIDGEYGDEINALRSGGGLTPYNDPWPPKIVFVKFFQDGTDNEFKTPQLSGRVDIVVKVAEQNAPPSAPISERNNGTYKLGFQILTEDGDSVIFRASGSGYQFKFDSKPSNSYVHNVFYKKLSSTSSHVYFATNRVRSNYYWDTRLVPEGNYQVMVYAEDTRSNADTVVVPVEVKASDTNPPAAPIFKYIRTQGNGFQLAWYPNTEPDLAGYRLYYSHDNIFWRKIQGTEIIPADSTTKTFRTYVTSPLYFKLTAVDNAAIPNESEPSDVYGLCMARDYAKPKFLIVDGFDRTVATGGVWQNVSHAFGVTYGEAVWANDQIFDMCSNDAIVDSSIDLHKYLGLIWFTGDEGEADETLSPEEQQKLQDFLQQDGRLFLSGANVAWDLDLDSDCYSTTEADNEFLNSILQADFAGKISAENSVSGIAGVFFDRVNFSLTKADLPVDSIDVIAPLQSSTPCLAIDSTHVVGIQSRDALAGNLIFFSFPFEMIQNSEKRGEVMGKILEYLSFFDGVNDKEEKEIANGAVVAKFSLNQNFPNPFSGQTAISYRVPLATQISIKIYNVLGQEVRVLLDQKVQRGSGQIFWDGKDALGRLVPEGVYFYVLETGKERFSHKIIFLH
- a CDS encoding sugar phosphate isomerase/epimerase; this translates as MKSSDVKIGLSFFWQFLAGRDDPNHPAEWKRAVPDLDEGLERLKRAGVTNIEIKATPDPDPAAWGKIVGDLLERGFSVTFHASGRFSYPVYYQWVIEDVRRISEELLRHFSPHSLLWTIHPLHDVGKTRALIYRNNIHYLEEFIEKVRDLPVALALENLRNREDNERLHVGDTYEEILTILGEVNSNNLGICWDFGHACAMEELGQERPAPPTEFLQRVIHCHVHDCKQQITHLPPGTGRVPWKDYLQLLFDNGFRGTYNMEVVPYKLKDPADFLPSIEESAALLKSIIEKTKI